The Mytilus galloprovincialis chromosome 4, xbMytGall1.hap1.1, whole genome shotgun sequence genome contains a region encoding:
- the LOC143071164 gene encoding temptin-like — translation MKMLVHITLALSVVGTVLCRPNYRDGIPNGYSVPNMCGTSAFWDPVGHMNPFHHTKSQNPFGAAYSASGRSWLAICNEDSDRDGKTNGEELGDPNCVWRPGQTPDGNAIGHPGICEPVGSQICSLQNFRCDCLEHC, via the exons ATGAAAATGCTAGTACATATTACTCTAGCATTGTCAGTTGTTGGAACAGTGCTTTGCCGACCCAATTATCGAGATGGAATACCTAATGGTTATAGTGTACCAAATATGTGTGGAACCTCCGCTTTTTGGGATCCAGTAGGTCATATGAACCCTTTCCATCACACGAAGAGCCAAAATCCATTTGGAGCT GCCTATAGTGCGTCTGGAAGATCATGGTTAGCTATTTGTAATGAGGATTCTGACAGGGATGGCAAAACAAATGGTGAGGAACTGGGAGACCCCAACTGTGTATGGAGACCTGGTCAGACACCTGACGGTAACGCAATTGGACATCCAG GTATATGTGAACCAGTTGGAAGTCAGATATGTTCATTGCAAAACTTTAGATGCGACTGTCTTGAACATTGTTAA